TCGTGAACAATCTGGGCGTCGTATTCGGTCAACGGAGCCAGCTGTGGTGGGATTTGCCGGTGAAGGATTCCTACGATATTTTGGCTAAAATGTACAGCGTGGATCAGACGGACAAGGAGCGCAGGCTCGGTCAGTTTGCTGAACTGCTGGATTTACAGGCGTTCTGGGAAACGCCTGTGCGTAAGCTGTCGCTCGGGCAGCGCATGCGCGCCGACCTCGCCGCTGCGATGCTGCATGATCCTGACGTGCTGTTCCTGGATGAGCCGACGATCGGGCTGGACGTGAACGCCAAGCGGAATATCCGCCATTTTCTCAAGCTGATTAACCAACAATTCGGCAAAACCATACTGCTCACGACGCATGACATGGATGATATCGAACAGCTGTGCAATCGGGTGATGGTCATTAATAACGGCGAGCTGTCTTATGATGGAACGGTACAGTCTTTACGCGACACCATCGGGCTGCCTACCGTGATCACCGTCACTTTCCGCGGTCCTTTTGTTATTCCCGATCAATCTTTACGCGAAGGCGATCTTTCCGTCCCAATTCGGGTGACAAGCACGCTGGACAATACCGTCACCATTGAGGTGAACCGCCGCGAGATGAACACGCTTGATATTTTTAAAGAGCTGGGCCGCTGGGGCGAGCTGGATGATATCGATATGGAAGATCCCGATTTCGAAGATGTGATTCATAAGGTGTACTGAACTAAGTCGCGCAGGCTCCACCGCATATTTAAACGAAACTTAAACTTCAAGTTATCTAAATGCTCTTTTCGTTAAGTATGATGAGCTTGAGGTGATTGATATGAATAATTCAAGAATGAAAAAAGCCGGGTATACGGCTTGCATAGCCGCTGTTCTGTATGGCCTCCCCCATTATTGGTGGGGACTTGGCATCGGGTTTGCATTCCCGGGGGATTTCCAGGAAGCGCCTGATGAATTTTGGACGCACGTGATCGGTTACTGGGGAATGGGTACCCTGGCCTTATTGGCAGCCGTATTCGCGCTTGCTTTCGCCAGACCGTGGGGGTTACGCTTACCGAAATGGTTGCTAATTATACCTGCTGCCATCGGTTCTGTTTTGTTGTCATTATGGGGATTTACTTACTTCGTCATGCAGTATTTGTTAGCGGTCGGCCGAGTTCAGTCGGCCTCCATGTATGCCACTCAAGATGCAAGCCCCATGGCGGTGTGGGGATACTTCTGGTACGCACTCTTTCTGATCTGGGGAATTTCATTGGGTGCAGCAGCATACTATGCTGGAAAAGTCCGTAAGCAGAATAAAGCAAATCATTTCACTAAATAACGCATGTATTCCTTTTGATTGGACATTTTTGGTAACCTCGTACAATATAATAGGATACACACCTAAAGAGGAGCCTGCAGGGTTCCTCTTTAATTTGGGTGCAAATGGACATAGAGGAAGTATAATATAGAGATGAGAGGAAGGAGTCCTCTGCTCTAATTATACGAGCCCAAGAATAACATCTACATACAAAGGATGAGCCACCATGAAGTTGATGAAGCGGATCTGGTTCCGTATCGGTAACCATTACAGGAAGAAGCGGGATTTTGAACAAGCCCTTAAATATATGAGAAAAGGCGAAAGTGCCATTACCAGTTTCAATGATAAGCTGCACTATGCGGAACTGCTGCACAACAGCGGCCATTCGGAAGAGGCCGTAGCTTATTTGGGGCGCGTGATCGATACGAGCGGAAGCCATCGCGCTTATGAGCGGCGAGCTCATATTTTGCGTGAGCTGAGCCGGGAGCGCGAGGCCATTGAGGATCTAAATGAAGCGATTCGATTGAATGCCGACAATTATATGAATTGGTATACCCGGGGGATTGCCCACAAGGATTTGAACCAGTATGATGAGGCGATCCGGGATCTGAAGGAAAGCATCAAGAGAGAGGACGACAGCACGGTTATTTCGACTTACTATGAGCTGGGCATGACCTTTTACGAGAGCGGCAACCCGGCGGAGGCGGCGCACTATTTTCGCTTAAGCATCGAGAAGCCGGAACGCGCCATCCCGATGTATTATTACATGCTGTCCGTATCCCTGGATCTGATGGATCATGTACAGGAAGCCGTGGGTGTGCTGCAGGAGGGGATCCAGCTGGCTGATCGGTATGAGGCGGAAGCAGATGGCGGATATGCGTTGTTCGCAGACAGCACCAATTACAGCTATGGCGCATTTCAGACGTTTCAGCGGCAAGTGCGGGAGGCGTATTCCTTTCGGAAGCCCATGGCAGACCTGTACGTGCAGCTTGGGGACATGGGACAGGCCGAACACTATTTATCGGAGGCCATCGAGCGGTATCCGAATTCATACGAGCTTTACTTAAATAGAGCGGAGGTCTTCAACCGGTCTGATAACAAAAATGCAGCCAAAGCGGATTTGGAGTGGGCCATTGAAGCGGAGCCGGACGATTACCGTGCGTATTTCGACTTGGCTCGGATCTATCGCGAGGATGGCCTGGAAGAGCAAGCCTACGAGCTGATTTCGAAACTGTATGCAAGACAGCCGGACTCCCCGCTGGCCTGTTATTGGATGGCCGATTGTTACTACCGGCTGGGTCGTCAGGAGGAGGCGCTGGCGATCAATGACAAGCTGCTTAAGCTTGAAAATGATGATGCACCCAACTATGTGCAGCGCGCCGATATTTACATGGAGATGAATGATCTGCCATCTGCGGAGCAGGCGCTGAAGGAAGCAGCCGCTCTTCAGGATGGGACTGAAATCCGCAACAAGCTGAGTTATGTGCTCTATCTTCAAGGACGCAACGAGGAAGCGCTGCTTGAGCTGCAGGAAGCGGTTAAGCAGGAGGAGTCCTTCTCCGAGCATCCGACTTATCTGGCGGCCAGTGGTCATATATATAAGGAGATGGGTATGTGGGACCTCGCTATCGACGCATATTCCCAGGCGATTCAGGCGCATCCGTCGAATCCGAGATTTTACGAATTTCGTGCCGTTTGCTTTGTGGAGACCGGACAGCTGGAACGGGGATTAGCGGACTGCGCTCAAGGGCTCAGCTTGAACCCGGGGCAAGGCAGCCTGTACAGCCTGCGAAGTGGAATCTATTATACGATGGCGGATTATGCACAGGCGAAGGAAGATACGCTGCAAGTGCTGGAGCTTTCGCCGGGTCATCCGGGCGCTTATTTCAGACTGGGACAGATCTATTACAAGGATCAGGATGAGGATGCGGCATTGGCTGCTTTTGACGAGGTCCTGAAGCTGGTTCCCGAGCATGCCGACAGTTATCTGTACAAAGCACATA
Above is a window of Paenibacillus sp. FSL K6-1330 DNA encoding:
- a CDS encoding ATP-binding cassette domain-containing protein → MIEVHNIRKEFKTPVVKEGRFSGVRTLFTREYRTKEAVKGISFQVEQGEFVGYIGPNGAGKSTTIKMLTGILHPTSGHVSIGGMNPHKERRSVVNNLGVVFGQRSQLWWDLPVKDSYDILAKMYSVDQTDKERRLGQFAELLDLQAFWETPVRKLSLGQRMRADLAAAMLHDPDVLFLDEPTIGLDVNAKRNIRHFLKLINQQFGKTILLTTHDMDDIEQLCNRVMVINNGELSYDGTVQSLRDTIGLPTVITVTFRGPFVIPDQSLREGDLSVPIRVTSTLDNTVTIEVNRREMNTLDIFKELGRWGELDDIDMEDPDFEDVIHKVY
- a CDS encoding DUF3995 domain-containing protein, with translation MNNSRMKKAGYTACIAAVLYGLPHYWWGLGIGFAFPGDFQEAPDEFWTHVIGYWGMGTLALLAAVFALAFARPWGLRLPKWLLIIPAAIGSVLLSLWGFTYFVMQYLLAVGRVQSASMYATQDASPMAVWGYFWYALFLIWGISLGAAAYYAGKVRKQNKANHFTK
- a CDS encoding tetratricopeptide repeat protein, giving the protein MKLMKRIWFRIGNHYRKKRDFEQALKYMRKGESAITSFNDKLHYAELLHNSGHSEEAVAYLGRVIDTSGSHRAYERRAHILRELSREREAIEDLNEAIRLNADNYMNWYTRGIAHKDLNQYDEAIRDLKESIKREDDSTVISTYYELGMTFYESGNPAEAAHYFRLSIEKPERAIPMYYYMLSVSLDLMDHVQEAVGVLQEGIQLADRYEAEADGGYALFADSTNYSYGAFQTFQRQVREAYSFRKPMADLYVQLGDMGQAEHYLSEAIERYPNSYELYLNRAEVFNRSDNKNAAKADLEWAIEAEPDDYRAYFDLARIYREDGLEEQAYELISKLYARQPDSPLACYWMADCYYRLGRQEEALAINDKLLKLENDDAPNYVQRADIYMEMNDLPSAEQALKEAAALQDGTEIRNKLSYVLYLQGRNEEALLELQEAVKQEESFSEHPTYLAASGHIYKEMGMWDLAIDAYSQAIQAHPSNPRFYEFRAVCFVETGQLERGLADCAQGLSLNPGQGSLYSLRSGIYYTMADYAQAKEDTLQVLELSPGHPGAYFRLGQIYYKDQDEDAALAAFDEVLKLVPEHADSYLYKAHIYYGQFEHEDAVQAIVNWSLHLQKEMSPADKIQAIEGLEGFEESLLNKAVERLTGMYGHQLYLS